The Maridesulfovibrio sp. genomic sequence TCCGCAAAATGGAGATCAGATCACGCGGGGTTGCGCCGATTGCGTTGAGCCCGTCAACAAGCTCCTGCAGAGTAGCACCTTCAACCAGCATCAGCCTGTTGTTATCTTCTTGAACCTGAAGGTCGGTTTCGGGAGTTGCAACGGTTTCCGCTCCTTCGGGGGCAAAAGGTCCAGGCTGGCTAACGTCCGCACTTTCAGCTACGACCACCTGCAGGTTGCCGTGGGCGATTGCGACTTTGGTAAGACGCACGTTGCGTCCCAGAACCACTGTTCCGGTCTTTTCATCAACTACGACTTTAGCCTTGGTGTCAGGTGAAATTTCAATATTTTCAAGGGCAGCCATGAGCGGAACCATATTGCCCCGGAATTGCTCTGGAATAGCCAGATCAACAGTTGAAGCATCTACCGCGTTGGCAAATGAACCGCCCACAACATTATTGATCCGCTTAACAACCTGCATGGTGGTCCCGAAATCGGAAAGACCGAGGTTGATGGTGATCTTCTGCTGACGGTTGAATTGAAAAGGAACCGAACGTTCAATAGTTGCCCCGGACGGAATTCGGGCTACGGTAACCACGTTCTTGGATGCACTAGCCGCCTCACCGCCTGCGGAAAAACCGCCCACGGTAAGCGAACCCTGCGCAAGAGCGTAGACCTTTCCGTCGATCCCTTTAAGGGGAGTCATGAGCAACACGCCGCCGAATAGAGACTTACTGTCACCAATGGATGAGACTGTTACATCAAGAGGAGCGCCGGGCTTGGCTGACACGGGCATCTTGGCAGTGACCATTACAGCGGCAACGTTCTTGGGCTTAATGGAAGAACGGTCAACCTGAACACCCATTTTTTCCAGCATATTGATCATGGAGGTAATAGTGAATGCCGAGTTGGTTCCGTCACCCGTTCCCGAGAGACCTACTACCAGCCCGTATCCGACCAGATCGTTATCACGTACGCCGCTGAAAGAAGAAATATCCTTCAGCCTGACCGCCTCTGCGGATTGAGCGGACATAAGAACGATGAACATGACCAATAGAGCCGCCGCAAGCCCTGCTGATATGCTGTTCATCCTGTTAGCGATTTTCATCCTTTCCTCCATTGATCACTGTGACTCTTATAAAAACCTTGCAGATACCCTGAGCACCCTAAAAATAAATTCGCATTCATCTTTCCCGCCAAATTCATATCCATAACTTTGGCAACGAAATCTTAAAAAGGCCATACATTGTCAAGAATTCTGGAAAGCCATCCGGGTCTCTGCTTGTCAGCAAGAATGCCGCGCCCGTAGACTTCAATATGTGCGTCAGCCAGATAATTTGAGGCCACAGTATTGCTGGGACCTATATCACGCTGCCGCAACAGGCCGCGCACTACCAGAACCTGTGTTTCATCATTAATACGCACCTGTCTTGCGCCCTCCACCTGCATAACATTGCCGGGGAGGATACGCACTACCCTGCAAGCCACGGAAGCTGTCAGGGTCGACTCGTTCTTGGTCTCACCGGTGCTTGAAAACTTATTCGAAGTCGATGAACCGATCATCGGAGTATCACCGGCTCCGCCTTTCATATTGAAAGGATCAACAGTGGTGGCAATACCGGCGCTGAAAGCTGTTACCCCGAGACTGGTCTTATTTTCTTTCTCAGCGGTGGAATCAGAAGTATGCTTACCCTTGCTCGTTTCGGAAACAGTAACCACAACGATGTCACCGATGCGCCGGGCTCTGTTGTCATCAAACAAATATTCGGAATCCGTAGCAGCAAAAAGGGAACCGGGATTATTCATGGGTTCCGGCTCATACTGGGCAGGAGGAGTCATAACCGGCATGGGGGTAGGAGCCTGCTTGGCAGGTGAACACCCCGCACAAATGGCTGAAAAAAGCAGAATTGCCAGTATTGATTTTTTCATTTTCTTTATTCCTCCGCGTATTACTTGACCTGAACTGTCTGGGCATTGACAACCGTCGCAACCACTTTACGCTTACTTTGCAAATTACGTACCGTGACATCCTGACCAACCCCGCCGTCTTCAAGAGACTCTACCGGGACAGTAAGCTTCAGGTGTTTGCTTCTAAATACGAGTGTGACCTTATCTCCACGGGCAATAACCGGAGCCGGCTCTATGGAAGAACGCATGATGGGTTGCCCGGTTCCGACCGGAATCTTAACCCGCCACGGGCCACCCTTGCCATCCCAGACCTGATTGCCCAACTGAGCCATATTCTTGCTTTTCCAGGTAATTAAATCAGGAGTCACCAGTTCCTTGCGGTTAATAGGCCGCACCGGACACGGCACAGGCTTCCAGAGATCCATGAACACAGACCCGGCCAACTGCCGCAATACCCGCCCATCAACACTGACCACTTCCATTTTGAAACTATTGGCACCCGGTCTAAGGGCCCGGGGGATATGGACCCTCAAACTATCCATCGAGTCCTTGAAAAACAGATGCGGGGGAAGGTTGAAATTACGGAACTTGTGATCTCCGTCAATAGCTTCGGCCTGCGGAGTCAATACTTTGACCACAGCCCTTTGAAGCTGTTCCTGTGACATCACTTTGCCACCGGATTGCATGGTCAATGTTGACGGAATAATACAATTACGGACAAGATCACCGAGATAGTGCTGCAAGATAACGCGCAACTTATTACGGTTTACCCGCACGGGCTTGCGGTTGCGGGAGGGAGCGTTCCAAAGTTCAACACCTGCAAGGTCGGCTTTGGTCTGCTGAGGAAGATCGCCGTAAAACTCGGCAATATCACCAAGGGTAACCCTTGGTCCGTTAACCACAGCGGCAGATTTGATCCTGATCCGCCAGTCGGTATTCTGCTTGGAAGCCGCAGCAGGAGAAGCTGCGTAAACAGCACCCCCGGCAACAACCAGAAGCATAAAAACAACCCTGCGAAATATTGAAACAAAATCTGCCTTAGTCATGATAAACCATCCTTAATAGCCCCGGGGAGCAGAACTTAAACCAACTCCCCCGTTAGGGAGTGCAAAGGAAATCATCCTTTGCCCGCCGAAAGCGGAATCACCCGTAAAAACGCATCAGCGCATCACTTACCTTTTAACGTTAATTGCAGTCTGAAGCATGGAGTCGGAAGTAGTAATGGCTTTGGAGTTGGTCTCGTAAGCCCTTTGCCCGACAATAAGTCCGACCATTTCATCAACCAGCTCAACGTTGGAACCTTCAAGGTAACCCTGAGCAAGGGTACCGAAATTATCTTCTCCCGGAGTACCCTGAATAGCGGCACCGGAGGCCTCGGTTGCCAGGTAAAGGTTCTTACCGACAGCATTCAGTCCGGCCTCGTTAATAAAATCGTAAATTGTGATATCCGCACTGGAAAGCTCAGTTCCGTTCTTGTCAAGAGCGGCAATATGCCCGTCTTCGGAAACAACTACGTTCACAGCTTCGGTGGGCACGGTGAATTCCGGCTGCAGAGGATAACCGTTTGAGGTTACCAGGCGCCCATCACTATCGAGCTTAAAAGCACCGGAGCGGGTGTATGCATCTTCGCCGTTACGGTCCACAAGAAAGAAACCATTGCCCTCAATGGCAATATCAAGCGAGTTGCCGGTACTTTCAAAAGAGCCCTGACTGAAGAATTTATGAATACTGACCTCTTTGACGCCCATACCGACCTGCATACCTGTGGGCAGCCTGTTACCGCCTTCGGTTTCAGAACCGGCTATTCTCATAGTCTGATACATGAGGTCTTCGAATTCGACCCTGCTTTTTTTGAACCCTTGAGTGTTCACGTTGGCAAGGTTGTTGGAAAGAACATCGATGTGAGTCTGCTGGGCAACCATCCCTGTGGCCGCGGTCCAGAGTGAACGCATCATAATTTTATCCCCCTAAGTTATGAATTATCCCGATACACGACCAACCTGCTGGATAACCTTCTGGTCAAGCTGATCAGTGCTGCTAATCATTTTCTGATACATTTCAAAGCTGCGCTGACATTCGATCATCGCAACCATTTCGTTAACTACTTCAACATTGGATTTTTCAATGTAGCCCTGTACGACCTCGCCCTCTGCGGGAACCTCAGTCCCTTCGTTTACGAAAAGGTTTTCTCCGTTTTTTTTCAAATCGCGGACATCCGACGGCTGTACAAAATCCAACCTGCCGACTTCCTGACCGTCAGCAAAGATCACGCCTTCACCGTCAACAGAAACCCTTGAGCGAGGAGGAAGAGTAACTTCACCGCCGTTGGCCATAACCGGATACCCCTGCTCGGTAACAAGGACACCCTCTGAGGAAAGGGTAAAGACACCGTTTCTGGTGAGATAAGTACCGTCATCTTTCTGGACTTTAAAAAAACCGTCCCCGCGAATAGCGAGATCAAGCTGGTTTCCGGTCTTCTGAAAGGACCCCTGCGCCATATCGATAACCTCTTCAGAGAGTCTGGGGCGAGCCATAATCTTTGGTTCCGGAAGCAGATCCTTATCCCTGAGATATGGTTTTGCGTCGGCCACATAATCATGGGCGAAGCGGACAAACGTATCTTGAAAGGCACAATTGTCACGTTTAAAGCCGGTAGTATTGACGTTCGCCAAATTATTGGCACTGATATCAATCCGGTGTTCGTTGGACATGGCCCCGAAAAGGGCACTGAATATACTGGATCGCATGTCTTTTCTCCTGAAAGAGGATTTACTTCGCATCAGTTGTTGCCACAGACATTGCAAAGTACAGGCCAAAAACAAACATGCAAAAAAAATCCCGGCCAAACAAAAGCTTGACCGGGACATATTCAATTAAGGGGGGATAATTATCAGGCGGAACTATGTACAACAACTCCGACTCTCAACTCGGGAACAATTCCCTGAGTTGCATCCGGAGTGAGGAAACCCATGGTAGCATCCTCAACCTCAAAGACCACAGTAGCATCCACACTGCGCACTCCCTGAGTTGCGGGAGACACAACCACATGCCCCGCCGGACCGGGTACGGTTGATCCGGCCGGACCTGCACTGAAAGTGGCAGCCGGAGCAGCGGTAACGTGACCGGCCGGTCCAGCAACTATGTTATCAGTAAGTACCGGCATTTCTAGTTCCTGTTTTTTATTGTTCCATATAAGATAATGATAAATACGGAACCGGATAAGTCAAATTTACCTGCACAAAACAATAAAGTCAAAGAATACCGACTTGCGGCTGCCATAATATAATGATACTAAGCGTTGAACTGTGAGCAGGACCGACTTCACGTTGTTTTTCCCATTACCCATCCCCTCATTCAGTACTTGACATTGATTCAGGCTTTGTCTAGATTGCTGAACTCGGTGCGGGTGTATCTCAGAGTTCCCAACGGGTATACATCTTAGACTTTTGAAGTTTCAGGCAAACCTCATACATTCGCATCAGCCTCAATTAATAACCTTTTGTTGGGTTAAGATGCTGAGGTGGGCCTTTTTCAGGTCCACTTTTTTTATTTTGTTCGCCTGAAAACCAGCAACACGGGGTAAAACGTGGAACAAGGCTCATTAGCCAAAAAAATCAGCCAGTTCGTAGAACCTGCTATCGAATCAATGGGGCTGACTCTATGGGGTGTGGAAGTTACTTCCGCCAACCGTCCTGCTGTCATCATTTATATTGACAGCGACAAAGGCGTAAGTATCGACCAGTGTGCGGAAGTAAGCAGGGACGTAGGTCTTATGCTTGAAGTCGAAGAAATCATCGACAGCGCATACGTGCTTGAAGTTTCATCCCCCGGACTTGAACGCAAATTTTTCAAACCTGAGCAGATGTCCGCCTACATTGGCAGAAAATTAGACATCGCCCTGGTGTTTTCCATTGAGGGACGCAAAAAATTTAAAGGACTTCTTCAGGCAACAGATGAAGAAGGGCTGACCCTCAAACTTGATGATCAGGAAGAACCCATCATAATTGAATGGGACAGAATAAAAAAAGCAAAACTCATCCACGAGTTTAAATAATTAATAAGGCAGTCATTCGGCCCGCCGGCACAGTCCATGTGCCACTGGAATTGTGCCGAAGCGGAGGAGCGATATGGGTTCTGAACTCAAAAAGGCGATTGACCAAATCAGCAAGGACCGTGGAATCGACAGAGACCTGCTCATCGATACCCTTGAAGAAGCGGTTCGTTCTTCGGTGGCCCGTAAATACGGCGATGCCATGGACATTGAGGTCAATTTCAATGAAGATGCCGGTGAAATCGAGGTTTACCAGTTCAAGATTGTTGCTGAAGAAGTCGAAGACGAAATCAGCGAAATAACTCTCGAGGAAGCAAAAGAACACGACCCCAACGTTCAGATCGACGATGAAATGGGCTTCAAACTCAAGGTCGAAGACCTTGGAAGAATCGCCGCCCAGTCCGCCAAACAGGTCATCATCCAGCGCATGCGCGACGCTGAACAGGAAATCATTTACGATGAATTCAAGAACCGCATGCACGAAATTGTAAGCGGTATCATCCAACGCCGCGACCGCACAGGCTGGATCATCAACCTTGGCCGAACCGAAGCGGTGCTGCCCAAGGGAGAACAGATTCCCCGTGAAAGATACAAGCGCGGTGACCGAGTTCAATCTTTCATCATTGACGTACAGAAAGAATCCCGCGGTCCCCAGATCGTGGTATCCCGTTCGCATCCCGATTACATGACCGCGCTTTTCAAAAGGGAAGTTCCCGAAGTGGACGACGCTACCGTTAAAATCATGGGTGTTGCCCGTGATCCGGGGCTGCGCGCCAAAGTAGCCGTAAACTCCCTTGACCGCGACGTTGATCCGGTGGGTGCCTGTGTAGGTATCCGCGGTTCCCGCATTCAGAACATCGTTCAGGAACTGCGCGGGGAACGCATTGATATCGTTGTCTGGAGTCAGGATATTGCTAAATACGCACAGAACGCACTCTCCCCTGCGGTCATTACCAGAATCGCAGTTGATGAAGAGGAAAAGACCCTCGAGGTTGTAGTTCCTGACGATCAGCTTACTGTAGCTATCGGCCGCAAGGGTCAGAACGTAAAACTGGCTTCAAGGTTGCTGGGCTGGAAGATCGACGTGTTCACTGAAAGCCGCTACGGCGAAATGAATGCCGCAAGCAAAGGCCTGGATCAGTTGGCAAGCGTTGCTGAGATTCCGGTGGACAACTTTATTTCTGCAGGCTTCGAAACTGTAAGTCAGGTTGCTAACGCTTCCGAGGAAATCCTCATGTCAATCTCCGGAATGACAGTTTCCAAAGTTTCCGACATGAAGTCCGCAATCATGCTTCTGGGAATCGGCGATGCCGAAGAAAACACTGTGGAAGAAGTTGAGACCGAGATTCAGGTAGAAACTGAAGAACAGGTCGAAGAAATCGCAGTTGAAGAAGCAGAGCAGGCGGAAGAAATAGAAGAAACCGAAACCAAGGTTTCTGAAGAAGAATAATAAACTCCGGGGGAAACTCCGGAGACTCAATAAAGGCTATTGTATTTGACCGGAATGGACAGCACAGAAAAACATGAACCGACAAGGTCATGTGTCATTTGCAGGCAGCGTTTTGCCAAGGAAGAACTGTTCAGGTTCGTTGTGGGCAAGGGGGCTTCCGACAGCGAACTTATTCCGGATGAGAAAAAGGTAAAACAGGGCCGCGGATACTATGTCTGCGGCAATGAAAAATGCCTTGAAAGATTTAAATTTTTTCGGCCACGGAAGAAGAACTTCAGGGGGTAGAACCATATGGCTTCAAAAATCAAAGTAAAGGAATTGGCCGCAGAGCTCGGGGTCAATGCCAAAGACATCCTTCAAAAACTCCGCGAACAAGGCGTGCAGGCTAAAAGCACTGTAGCCGCCATCGATGCGGATCAGGCAGATGCCGTGCGCAAGGAACTTTCCGGCACTTCCGGTAAAGTTGAACAGCGCGAAGTTCAGCCCGGCGTAATTGTCCGCCGTCGTAAGGGCGGACGCAAAAAAACAAAAGAAGATGAAACGGAAGCTGTAACTGAGGCTCCTGCAGAAGAAGAAAAAACAACTGCTCCTGTTGAAAAAACGCAGGAAGCTGAAAAAGAAAAGGCTCCTGAAAAGAAAAAGCCTGCCAAAAAGGCCCCAGCTAAAAGCGAAAAACCTCTGGTAAAAGTAATCAAGCCTGAAGATCTGAAAAAGAAAGAAGAAGCCCCCGCCAGCGAAGAAACCGCAGCTCCCGAAGCGGAGACTCCCCCCGCCGCCAAGGTTGCAGAAGAAAAAACAACCGTAAAGGAAACTCCGGCTGAAAAAACCGCTGAACCTGTTGAAGAAAAGGCTCCTGAAAAGTCCAAGACTGAAGCGGAAAAGAAACCCGCGGACGATAACGAAAAAGCTAAAGAAGCAGAGCCCAAGAAGAAAAAGCGCAAAAAGAAAAAAGAAGTGGAAGCGCCTAAAGTAAAAATTATTTCCAGACCTGATCCCAACCTTCAGGCTGCTCAGCGTGCAGCAGAAGGTCCGGGCGGCGCAAGACGTCGTCCTACCGAAGATGGTCCCTCTGGTGATCGTAGGGGCGGAAGACCCGGCGGTGGTCGTCCCGCTGGCGGAAGACCCAGCGGTGGAAGGCCTGGCGGTCCCGGTGGCCCCAGTGGTCCCGGCGGTGGTCGTCCCGCTGGCCCTAGTGGTGCACGTCCCGCCGGCGGCGGAAGACCCGTCCCCGGAACACCTGCACCCGCCAATGACCAGAGCAAAAAGAAAAAGTTCAAGAAAGACAAACGGGTTGTTGAATTCGGTAAAGACTACCGTAAAAACGATCAAGAAAGAGAACTTGAAAGTAAATTTCGCGGCAAAAAAAGAGGCAAAAAGGGCAAGACCCGTCTTGAGCAGCAGCCTGTTGTTCAGAAACCTCTCAAGGCTGCCAAGCGTAAAATCAGATTTAACGAGGCCATCCGTCTCTCAGACATGGCTCACCAGATGGGACTCAAGGCTCAGGAACTCATCAAGGCACTTTTCGGTCTCGGTGTGATGGCGACCATCAACCAGTCCCTTGACCTTGATACCGCGACTCTGCTTGCTTCCGAGTTTGAATACGAAATTGAAAACGTATCCTACTCAGAAGAGGAACTGCTTCTGCCCACAAGCGAAGCGGATAAAGAAGAGCACCTCAAGTCCCGTCCGCCCATCGTTACCATTATGGGTCACGTTGACCACGGTAAAACCTCTCTGCTGGATGCAATCCGCCACAGTGCGGTTACCGACGGCGAGGCTGGCGGTATCACCCAGCATATCGGTGCGTACCATGTTTCCACTGACCGCGGCGAAATCGTATTTCTCGATACTCCCGGTCACGAAGCATTTACCACCATGCGTATGCGTGGAGCTCAGGTAACTGACATTGTTATTCTCGTTGTAGCTGCTGACGATGGCGTCATGGACCAGACCCGTGAAGCTATCAGTCACTCTAAAGCAGCCGGGGTACCCATCGTTGTTGCTGTCAACAAGATGGATAAAGAAGGCGCCAACCCTGAACGGGTACAGCGCGAACTGGCTGAATTCGATCTCGTTCCGGAAGACTGGGGCGGCGACACCATGTTCGTGCCTGTTTCCGCGAAAATGCGTACAGGTCTTGATAACCTGCTTGAAATGGTTCAGTTGCAGGCTGAAGTTCTCGAACTCAAAGCCAACCCTGACAAAGGAGCTCGCGGTAACATTGTTGAAGCAAAGCTCGATAAGGGTCGTGGT encodes the following:
- a CDS encoding flagellar basal body P-ring protein FlgI, coding for MKIANRMNSISAGLAAALLVMFIVLMSAQSAEAVRLKDISSFSGVRDNDLVGYGLVVGLSGTGDGTNSAFTITSMINMLEKMGVQVDRSSIKPKNVAAVMVTAKMPVSAKPGAPLDVTVSSIGDSKSLFGGVLLMTPLKGIDGKVYALAQGSLTVGGFSAGGEAASASKNVVTVARIPSGATIERSVPFQFNRQQKITINLGLSDFGTTMQVVKRINNVVGGSFANAVDASTVDLAIPEQFRGNMVPLMAALENIEISPDTKAKVVVDEKTGTVVLGRNVRLTKVAIAHGNLQVVVAESADVSQPGPFAPEGAETVATPETDLQVQEDNNRLMLVEGATLQELVDGLNAIGATPRDLISILRTMKVAGALHAELEVI
- the flgA gene encoding flagellar basal body P-ring formation chaperone FlgA; amino-acid sequence: MTKADFVSIFRRVVFMLLVVAGGAVYAASPAAASKQNTDWRIRIKSAAVVNGPRVTLGDIAEFYGDLPQQTKADLAGVELWNAPSRNRKPVRVNRNKLRVILQHYLGDLVRNCIIPSTLTMQSGGKVMSQEQLQRAVVKVLTPQAEAIDGDHKFRNFNLPPHLFFKDSMDSLRVHIPRALRPGANSFKMEVVSVDGRVLRQLAGSVFMDLWKPVPCPVRPINRKELVTPDLITWKSKNMAQLGNQVWDGKGGPWRVKIPVGTGQPIMRSSIEPAPVIARGDKVTLVFRSKHLKLTVPVESLEDGGVGQDVTVRNLQSKRKVVATVVNAQTVQVK
- the nusA gene encoding transcription termination factor NusA — protein: MGSELKKAIDQISKDRGIDRDLLIDTLEEAVRSSVARKYGDAMDIEVNFNEDAGEIEVYQFKIVAEEVEDEISEITLEEAKEHDPNVQIDDEMGFKLKVEDLGRIAAQSAKQVIIQRMRDAEQEIIYDEFKNRMHEIVSGIIQRRDRTGWIINLGRTEAVLPKGEQIPRERYKRGDRVQSFIIDVQKESRGPQIVVSRSHPDYMTALFKREVPEVDDATVKIMGVARDPGLRAKVAVNSLDRDVDPVGACVGIRGSRIQNIVQELRGERIDIVVWSQDIAKYAQNALSPAVITRIAVDEEEKTLEVVVPDDQLTVAIGRKGQNVKLASRLLGWKIDVFTESRYGEMNAASKGLDQLASVAEIPVDNFISAGFETVSQVANASEEILMSISGMTVSKVSDMKSAIMLLGIGDAEENTVEEVETEIQVETEEQVEEIAVEEAEQAEEIEETETKVSEEE
- the flgF gene encoding flagellar basal-body rod protein FlgF, with amino-acid sequence MRSSIFSALFGAMSNEHRIDISANNLANVNTTGFKRDNCAFQDTFVRFAHDYVADAKPYLRDKDLLPEPKIMARPRLSEEVIDMAQGSFQKTGNQLDLAIRGDGFFKVQKDDGTYLTRNGVFTLSSEGVLVTEQGYPVMANGGEVTLPPRSRVSVDGEGVIFADGQEVGRLDFVQPSDVRDLKKNGENLFVNEGTEVPAEGEVVQGYIEKSNVEVVNEMVAMIECQRSFEMYQKMISSTDQLDQKVIQQVGRVSG
- the infB gene encoding translation initiation factor IF-2, whose translation is MASKIKVKELAAELGVNAKDILQKLREQGVQAKSTVAAIDADQADAVRKELSGTSGKVEQREVQPGVIVRRRKGGRKKTKEDETEAVTEAPAEEEKTTAPVEKTQEAEKEKAPEKKKPAKKAPAKSEKPLVKVIKPEDLKKKEEAPASEETAAPEAETPPAAKVAEEKTTVKETPAEKTAEPVEEKAPEKSKTEAEKKPADDNEKAKEAEPKKKKRKKKKEVEAPKVKIISRPDPNLQAAQRAAEGPGGARRRPTEDGPSGDRRGGRPGGGRPAGGRPSGGRPGGPGGPSGPGGGRPAGPSGARPAGGGRPVPGTPAPANDQSKKKKFKKDKRVVEFGKDYRKNDQERELESKFRGKKRGKKGKTRLEQQPVVQKPLKAAKRKIRFNEAIRLSDMAHQMGLKAQELIKALFGLGVMATINQSLDLDTATLLASEFEYEIENVSYSEEELLLPTSEADKEEHLKSRPPIVTIMGHVDHGKTSLLDAIRHSAVTDGEAGGITQHIGAYHVSTDRGEIVFLDTPGHEAFTTMRMRGAQVTDIVILVVAADDGVMDQTREAISHSKAAGVPIVVAVNKMDKEGANPERVQRELAEFDLVPEDWGGDTMFVPVSAKMRTGLDNLLEMVQLQAEVLELKANPDKGARGNIVEAKLDKGRGPVGTVLIQEGTINQGDPFVCGLYHGRVRAMFDDRGRKIKSAGPAFPVEIQGFDGIPEAGDEFICVADDKIARRIAQERKLKHRERELAGKSKVTLESFLASKPDQDAQTLNVVLKADVQGSLEAINEALAKLATDEIKVEVIHGGAGAITESDILLASASQAIIIGFNVRPTVKIKEIAEREEVEIRFYDIIYKLVGEIKDAMGGMLSPDIKEEYLGQAEVKQTFSVPKVGVIAGCYVVDGKLTRHAQVRLLRDGVVIYTGSLTSLKRFKDDAKEVAKGYECGVGLEKYNDIKDGDVIEAFQVVEVARTLE
- a CDS encoding DUF448 domain-containing protein produces the protein MYLTGMDSTEKHEPTRSCVICRQRFAKEELFRFVVGKGASDSELIPDEKKVKQGRGYYVCGNEKCLERFKFFRPRKKNFRG
- a CDS encoding flagellar basal body L-ring protein FlgH, with protein sequence MKKSILAILLFSAICAGCSPAKQAPTPMPVMTPPAQYEPEPMNNPGSLFAATDSEYLFDDNRARRIGDIVVVTVSETSKGKHTSDSTAEKENKTSLGVTAFSAGIATTVDPFNMKGGAGDTPMIGSSTSNKFSSTGETKNESTLTASVACRVVRILPGNVMQVEGARQVRINDETQVLVVRGLLRQRDIGPSNTVASNYLADAHIEVYGRGILADKQRPGWLSRILDNVWPF
- the rimP gene encoding ribosome maturation factor RimP encodes the protein MEQGSLAKKISQFVEPAIESMGLTLWGVEVTSANRPAVIIYIDSDKGVSIDQCAEVSRDVGLMLEVEEIIDSAYVLEVSSPGLERKFFKPEQMSAYIGRKLDIALVFSIEGRKKFKGLLQATDEEGLTLKLDDQEEPIIIEWDRIKKAKLIHEFK
- the flgG gene encoding flagellar basal-body rod protein FlgG produces the protein MMRSLWTAATGMVAQQTHIDVLSNNLANVNTQGFKKSRVEFEDLMYQTMRIAGSETEGGNRLPTGMQVGMGVKEVSIHKFFSQGSFESTGNSLDIAIEGNGFFLVDRNGEDAYTRSGAFKLDSDGRLVTSNGYPLQPEFTVPTEAVNVVVSEDGHIAALDKNGTELSSADITIYDFINEAGLNAVGKNLYLATEASGAAIQGTPGEDNFGTLAQGYLEGSNVELVDEMVGLIVGQRAYETNSKAITTSDSMLQTAINVKR